TGGGGAAAGAGGGAGTTGCTGAAGCAGCTGCTGGGCTCAGGGGCCAGTCAGTAAGGGATCGAGCCTTCTGAGGGATCCCACTGCTAGTACCTTGGAGTAATCCCCGATCAGTTCTCGGTGGTCACTGTCCAGGATGTTCTCAATCTCGTCATGACACAAGGACTTTGAGCGGAGAACGCGGGCTTTCTGTGAGGCAGGTGGCAGCCAGGGTCAGGGGTGAGGCTGCCCCTCAGTGCCCCGTCTGGCTAGGACCCCCCTTCCCTGCACCCTGTCCTCTGCCACAAACCCGGCTGAGAAGGACTTGCAGGGTGGACTTGGAGGGTGGCAGCTCAGCCCTGCCAAGCCCAGTCCTGCCCTAGAAGGAGGGCACTCACGGGTTCCTCAGCCTCCCGCTGCTCCTCCTCTGGAGGGGTCACGCTCCTTCTCCGCTTGCTCTGTATGGGCAGGTCCCTGTCCTGGGGCCGCTCCAGCCTCTTGAGGATGGGCCGGATCACGCTGCAGGGCATGGACGGAGAGCGGAAGAGCCGCTGGCACTTGCTGTACATGATGAGGTCCTGGCAGAGGTGGCAGGTCTGGGGTCAGAGTTtccagcccctgctctccaccccaAATCCCACCTGGAGGGTAGGGCCCCACCCCTCCAAATTCTGAGGGGCCTCTCCAGAGGCTCACctgctcctcttccttttctgagGTCTTGACCAGTGGGGCACTAATGAGGCTCTCCATGCCTGGGGGGACTACATCATCATCCTGAGGCcaaatcagcaaggatatggTTACATTCACAGGCAAAGGTCCAACCTCTAAGGCCCCGAGTCCTCCAGGATAGGCTTCCCAGTTCTCCCAGCAAACTTCAGGCCAGCAGCCCTCCCTGACCCTGCTCACACCTCCCTCGCTTTGCCCGAGCACAGGGCAGCCCCCCAGAACTAGAAAGCTGCAGGGCCCCACTCGCTGCAGGGGCTTGCATAGAACTGTGAGAAGTGTGCCATGCAGGAGGACCAGgcctccctctgccctgcccaTCCACCCTTCACTGCAGCACCAGCCACCTCCTCTCCTCTGATTGGCCAGAGGTCAGGCTGTGACTCAGTTACCTCCAATTCTTCTTCTGACATTGAAGTGAGGTCATAGTCTTGCTGTAGGAGCTCAGAGCTCTCCCCTTTTCTCAGATCCCAAGGAGGGAGAGGTAGGGGGCCTGACAGGGCAAGGCTGTTCACCTTTAAGTCACTCTCCAGGATATCCACGAATCCATCATCTTCCTCGGCAGCCCCCTTGGTTGGGGTTAGGGAGAAGCAGCATTGGGCCAGGGGAGTCAGTTCCTCTACTTCCATCTTCCGCTCAGGGGTGAGACACTGTGTGGGTGACGAATAGACACAGACGACTCAGGGGTGGGGCCCTGAGGCAGTCCCCACCCCAAATTTCTGAGAAAAGTTTCCCAGCGCCTCAGGGCTCAGGATCACCCTCAAGTCCCCCAGGCTGCCTTCACAGGCACCTGCCCCGCGTGCATGCCTGCCCTGCATGGGTCAGCTCTCCTGATGTACCATCAGGTCGGGAGCCGAGCTTGGCCTCTGGGCAAAGGCTTCTCTGCGGCTGGCCCACTCTGCCAGGGCATGGGTGTGGCTGGGATGTGTGGGCTTCCCCGGCATCTTGAAGACAAATCCATCCTGCGGGCAATACAGGGAGCGGAGGGGGGTGCGTGATCAAATGCCAGAGAACCATCCCAGCAAGCCCCCTTCTCTCCCTGGAGTGCTCCCACTCTGGCCTTCTGGAAGCGCACATTCTCTTTGTCCTCCCTAGAGCTGTGGGCAGCTCGGCCACATGCTTCACTCTTCCTCCAGGTGCCAGGTGCTTGGGAGTTGGTGATGTTCCGTAGCACAGGGCTGTGGCCCAGAAGCCTCCCCTAGAGAGCCAGGAGGGCAGCAGGTACAGAAGGCTGCATTCCTCTGGTGCCAGCCCAGGCCCTACCTTCTCCCACCCCTCTTCCAACTCCCCCAGCTCCCCTGTCCACCTCCAAAGCCCCAGCTCCCAGAGCCAGACCAGAGACACCCAACCGATTCAAGTCCACCCTCTGGGAACCAACCACagtccctcctgcccctccacaATCCTGGCCAGCAAGCCCGAGCCTCCTGATGGGCCTCAAGGACACTCACCGGCAAGGACTGGAAGCGTCGGATAGAAAACTGCTCACTGCAGAAGGAAACAGGGATACCTCAGGGCTGAAGAGTTGGGCCGTGACAGAGAGCATGCAGGGTCCCCCTCCACCACAGAGCCCTGTGCACCCCTTTGGGAGGACCTGGGAAAGCACCCTCCCTGGGCCTACTCCACCCACACGGGGCAGGGGAGCCTGCGTGAGGAAGGCCCAAGCACTTACTTTCGAATAACTCGGCTGGCTGTCTGGATGGCCTGTTCAAATCTAGGAGAGAGAAGGGTCCCATGCATCCCAGCTCCCCTCACAGCCCATCGCCCACCCCCAGCATTACGTTTTTAGTCCACAAGGGCCAGGGCCAAGGTTCAGGccaagggaaagaggagggaggaagaatgcAGACTATCAGGGGGCCCAGGTGTAGGGGAAGGGGAGATGAGAGGCAGCCTGGGATTTTAAAGGCTGCCGTGAATGAAGGAGGCCTGGAGAATGGCAGTGACAGAGACAGCTGGGGTAGGTTGCAGGGTGGCTGAGGAGTTACCAAGGCAACAACAGTCTCACCAGCCTGCCCACAGGCCTTCCACCTGTATGCAAATCACCTAGGCAGGGCCATATGGCTGCCAGGAAAGGCATCCATCCATCCTATGATGACAGGCCTTGTCCTGACAATGTGGATATCTCCAGGGCCTGGATGCCAGAAAGGCTGGGCTTCCCTCCCTTGTGTGGGACTGTCCTGGATCCTCCAGGACAGGGGCCTGGTTCAGTCTGCTGTACCAGACCCCCTAGCGACAAATGTGCAGGGTCacagcctctcctccctcctgtggAATTTTCCAGGACCCAGATTCTGTCCTACCCCCTCCTCCTGCCTTAAAATAGGCCAGCAGGCAAAGAATTCCAACAGATGTTCCTTCTGAGGCTAGCTATGTTACCAGAGATCACCTGCCAGGCGGGGCTTTTGCGTGtctatgtgtacacacacacacacacacacacacacacacacacacacacacacacacttctttctGTGTAACCATCAAAGCAGGtgcagtggtggtggggggaactGAGGGCTAAAGTGTCAGGGGGATGCCCCTGCCCCGAGTAGGGGGGTGGCTCTGCCCAGCCAACCTGGCATCAGGATGACCAATTTAATTGGCTTGGTTTTCAGTCTGCACCTGGGCCCTGGGGGTAAAGCAGGGACAGTTCTGTGTTACCATCAAAACCCAACGTGCAGTCCCCACACCACCACCCAATGCTCTCCCCATTTCCTGTTTATGAACAAACCTGCAGCCCAGCCCAGTCTGATCAAAGGCAATGGGAGGAAAGACAGCCACTGCCCTAAACCCAAAGCCACAGTCCCTTAGCCCAGGCCACAGATGCCCAGCTGTTCCCAGTAATGCCTGACAGCTGCTCTCCCTGCTGGGGCATGATCAGCTGGATGGGAACAGCTGTGCTCTGGAAGGTACTACTCATGCCCCACAACCAAGAAGCAGGGAACTATGCTGAGCAGAGCCCACCAACTTCTCTACTCCCCCCTCACAAAATGCCTGGTCCAGGGGTTGGCCAGAGGGTCAAATGTCACTGAAACCAGAAGTTACTGATAGGATGGCCAAGGGCCAAACCAGCTTGCAGCAACTGTTTTGTTTGGcctaaagtaaattaaaaactttgaatTAGTTGGACTATATTTTCCTACCACCCCAGCCCTGAACCCACTCTAAGCTGCTCCCATGAGAGCAGACCCTTCCATGAGACAAGGAGCAGAATTCTAGGACATGGGAAGGTCAATTAGTGCCCCCATTGGGGATCCAGAGAGGTCGGTTTGCTCTCCCAGGATTCCCAGTGAGTTTAGGGTAGAACTGAGATTCCCCAAGGCAGGTTCCCCGTCCTTGGTAGTGTGGTCCCTCTTCTCTACTCACGTCTGCTCCACCACCTGGGGGTCCATAGGGCTGGGAGAGTCCATGCACAGACCTGAGGACAGAGTGCATTGGTTTGAAAGTAGTGGCATTTCCTGCACACTTTCCCCCACCATGTCCCAACCCtattcagaaaagggaaaaaagcctgttgttattttaggtcttgacatattgaaaaatgaaacaaaacccacCCATGGACCCCAAGGGCTGACACACTGCCAAATCACACAGGGCTCCACTCCCTGTTTACTATGGAAACTCCTCCCTGTAGGCTTTAAACCAGAACTCTGCTAAGCATTTTTCTAGAACTGGTTTAAAATAATCTGTTCTAGAAGAGATAAtggctttttaaaggaaaaagttaaaGCTGAAGGCAAGTGAATGTTATAAAATGACAGACTTTCAGCCCTGATGCCTCCCAGATGGGGCTGTGGTTCAGGATTTTGGCGCCTGGTTTTAAATAGGTAAGATCTCATCTCCCGCAGAGGACCCCACCCAACACCCACCTTGCCCAGCCAGTCTGTGCTGGGCATGGTAAGCCCCACCAGAAGTGGGCAGAGGGAGGCTGCTGGGCCCACCAGGTTGTGGTAAGGATGTTAGTCTGATCAGTAGTGAAGTGGGGAGGCTAAGGCAGCCCCCCAAACTCCCCTGGCACCCCTGGGCCTCACCTGCATCAGAAGATTCAGAGGACTCAGACGACAGGGAGGATTCAGACGCCCGACGGGACAGGGATAGGCATGTGAGCAGGCTGCCTACCTGACTCTTTGGGGTCTCGCTGGGAAGGGAGCAGGGACCcagggaaggagaaaggtaaatatGGGGCTCAAGGGCTGGCCGGCCCATGTTCCCACCAGCCACCCACCTCTGAAGGGCCCATCCAGCCTCTGCACTGTCCCAGGGAGGTGATGGCATCAAGGGCCTACCCTTTTCTCAGGCCTTCTACAGAGACTCTAAGTGTCTTCTCTTTGTTGATTGATTTAACGTTCTCCTGGGTGCAGGGGAAGGTGAACCCGGAGCAAGAGCAAGGAGGTAGGCTGGAGGAGGTGGGCTGGGATCATCCTGGGGGATTGTGGGGCAGTAGACAGCCCTGGAGGGCTTTCCCCTAAACTCTTCAGGCCCCTACCCATCCACAAGCCTTTCTGGAGGAATGGCCAAGACTTTGGTCTTTATTGCTCCAAGGACAACCCAGGCTGGAGCTGCAGGCTTGCTCAGGAAGCAGGACCAGAGTTTAACCCCTTAACCCCAGGAAAGAACTGGGGGTGGAGGGAACAGGGCCACCCTCAAGTTCCCCCTCCAGACTCAGAATCCCCTGCCTGGGGCAAAATGGTGGAGATTTGGGCTCAGATTAGGAAGGCAGcatggtggaggtggggaagagggtCTCCAGAGGCTTGTGCGGGCCAAGAACAAGTCACCTGGAGGGTGTGAACAGCACAGCCCTAGTCCTGGGCCCCTGAAGCAGTCTCTGTCCCGGATGCCTCCCCATTTGGCACCCAGGCAGGGCTCCCAAGAGGCCTGGGACTAAACCCTAATGCGGGCCTCTCATCCCACATCCAGTATCCTTGGGGCGCCCTACCTGCCGAGCCCGGCGAGGTCGTGCATGGTCTGGGTGAGGGTGGTGACCGGCGAGGAAGCGGCGGCGCGCTTCGGAGACCCCAGGAGGCCATGAGCCCCCAGCCGGAGGCCCGGGAGGTGGCCGGGACGCTGGGCGCCACCGCGCACGCCGGCCGGACTGAGAGTCGAGGCTGCCGCGGGCTCCGGCTGGGGCAGCTCCATCTCGGTGGGGCGGGAGGGCTGGGCGAAGGGCGACCCACAGACGCCGGGCACAGCTGGCCGGGACGAGGTAGGGAGCCGGCccggggtggaggggggagggagggaggaaggaagagcaaCGGGGCCGGAgcgagggaggagagggaagcggggagggtggggaagggaggagggacgCAGGGACCAGCCACCAGCCCGGGAAGCCTCTGGCAGAAGCTGCCACCTCCACCTCCTTATATATTCGAAAAATAACAGCGGCCGCGCCGCCGAACGCCACCAATGGGGGTGCGGGTTAGAAGAGAGGCGGGACCGAGGGCGGAGCCCGTGTGGTGGAAGGCGCGGAGGCTGGACCAGCCGGGCCTCGCCCAGTTCCAGGCTTTGGGTGGGGTGGAGGAATTAGGGTTTCTCTTACACCCCTCGCACTCCCTCCCAGCTACGGTTCGAGGAGCCTGGCTTCCCAAATTCCGCTTCTCAGTATGTGGTTTGGAGCTACACCCCCCGGCCCCCAGCGAAGAGGGTGTGTAGAGGGCCTCCAGCGAAGAGGGCCTCAGAGGATGCAACAACCCCCCAGGGTGGCCTCAGAGGGACCCCCGCCGTTTAACATCACTCACAAGCACCGGTTGGCATCTTGAGAGCCTCCATTCCCGGAGTCTGCAGAATACAGCTGTGCTGTGCGGTCTGTTTTCTCCATTCCACTTTACAGACGGAGACAATGAGGCGTAGAGAAGTTCATTAACTCGTTCAAGGTCACATGGTTGTGCAGATGGTGGAGTTGAGATTCACCCCAGGTGCCTCTACTCCCACAGCTTCCCTGACCCTGCAACTGGCAGCTCAGAGCGGCCCCAAAGCGTAATTCCCACGGGGAGCCCCCAGTGCAGGAGGTGGACCCGCGGTGGGGGCTGACACGTAACTGATGGGTGCTTCCATAGCCTCTGATTAGATGTGATGCCAAGGGATCCAGTTTTCTCCCGCAGTCCCAGAGGAGGCTCTAATGGTTGGTCTAGCCATGAGTTTGGGCCGTAAGGGCCAAAGAGGGTGTCAGCAACCTCAGAACCCAGTTATGGAATTATCTCATGCCCACTGACGGTTTGGCTAATGTGGTGCCAACGTTTAATTGGTGTTTCTTTAATCAGGGAGGCTGAATTTGTCACTAGTTTTAACTGAACATCTTCTAATTATCTGATCACCTCCTAGGGAGCCATCTTTCCTGGACCGTGGTGGGAAGGCTGAACCCAAAAGCGAGTGGGTGGTAAGCTACTCTTGCACCCCATCTCCCCCAGGGAGAGGTGCCCTCCGGCTTGTCAGGTCGCAGCTCAGGAATGCTGGAGTCGCGGCCTTGAGTCCCTTCCCCTGCAGCCCCAATCCTTCAGGCCAAGGAGCAGTGGGTGGGGGTGGCAGAAGGGAGGGCATGGCGGTAGGGGGTTGGGTGGTCCAGGAGACATGTGGAGGAAGGGAATGGAAAGACCCCAATCCCATCTGAGAGGGGTGAGGAGGGTGGGGACGTGACAAAAGTATGTCTCCCACCCCACCGAAATCTTCAgggcccctccccagaggcagTCACTACTATAATTTGTTGCATATTCTTCTGGAGTCAGTCTAAACAGTCCTAGCTAATAGAAACAAAATGGGAGGCACAAATacgagccacatatgtaatttaaaattttctagtaaccGCATttaaaaaaggacttccctggtggtgcagtggttaagaatccgcctgccaaggcaggggacacaggtttgagccctggtccaggaagatcccacatgccatggagcaactaagcccgcatgcgacaactactgagcccgcgtgtcacaactactgatgctcgcttgcctagagcccgtgctccgcaacaagagaagccactgcaatacgtccacacactgcaacaaagaggagcccccactcgctgcaactagagaaagcctgagcacagcaatgaagacccaacgcagccaaaaataaataaattacaaaataaataaaggaagggtgtttaaaacaaaaaaggaaaaagaaactttaatattttatttaacctattttaaaagttatcatttcaacatgttatcaatataaaaatttttaatgagatgttttacatacttttttttgGTACCAAGCCTTCAAAATCCAATGTGCGTTTTACAcacacagcacatctcaatttggacttgCCAGAATGTTTTATACCTTGCTTTCTTTTACTTGATATTTTTACTCAATTCCCTAATGctgaacatttatttaaatgatgCAACAGATATGCATAGAATGAAGTCCTAAAGAGAAACTGCTGGAAGGAATGGACTTTATTTATCAAaatctccttttccctttcctgaaTCTCATTTTCTCAATCTGAGTTATTGAAGAACAGGGACCAAGTCATTTACCTCTCCTCCCGTCTCCCAGAACCTTGAATAGGCCCAAGCCCAAGGTTGGTCtctaacccccatatcctacttctaGAGATTTCTCTTAAGAAGGTGATAAAAGTATACAGAGATGTATGTtcataataacaatgaaaaatggaGAGCAAGCTGAGTGTCCTTCAATAGGGAACTAGACAAAAAAGTGGTTCCTCTATACTGTGCAATAGCTGAAGCATTTAAAGAGAACAGGTATTGGGAGGGTCGGGATGCCTGGCACCTGGCAAGCCCAATAATAATTGCTGATTATTGAATGATTACCTATTGGGCTCTTGGAAAATGATCTTTTGGAGAAAGGGTTCCTAGagtaaaagaattttgaaagtcaTTGATGTAGATATTTATTGACATGAGAAGATCTTTACAATACGGGCTAAAAAATATTATGCCAAGCGTGgtcccattaaaaataatatgcacaggggacttcctggtggtccagtggctaagactccatgctcccagtgcaggggacctgggtttgtgccctggtcagggaactagatcccacatgccataactaagaggtcgcatgccgcagctaaaga
This portion of the Pseudorca crassidens isolate mPseCra1 chromosome 15, mPseCra1.hap1, whole genome shotgun sequence genome encodes:
- the CDC25B gene encoding M-phase inducer phosphatase 2 isoform X2 yields the protein MELPQPEPAAASTLSPAGVRGGAQRPGHLPGLRLGAHGLLGSPKRAAASSPVTTLTQTMHDLAGLGSETPKSQVGSLLTCLSLSRRASESSLSSESSESSDAGLCMDSPSPMDPQVVEQTFEQAIQTASRVIRNEQFSIRRFQSLPDGFVFKMPGKPTHPSHTHALAEWASRREAFAQRPSSAPDLMCLTPERKMEVEELTPLAQCCFSLTPTKGAAEEDDGFVDILESDLKDDDVVPPGMESLISAPLVKTSEKEEEQDLIMYSKCQRLFRSPSMPCSVIRPILKRLERPQDRDLPIQSKRRRSVTPPEEEQREAEEPKARVLRSKSLCHDEIENILDSDHRELIGDYSKAFLLQTVDGKHQDLKYISPETMVALLTGKFSNIVERFVIVDCRYPYEYEGGHIKTAVNLPLERDAETFLLQSPIIPCSLDKRIILIFHCEFSSERGPRMCRFIRERDRASNDYPSLYYPEMYILKGGYKEFFPQHPTFCEPQDYRPMNHEAFKDELKTFRLKTRSWAGERSRRELCSRLQDQ
- the CDC25B gene encoding M-phase inducer phosphatase 2 isoform X3, with translation MASWGLRSAPPLPRRSPPSPRPCTTSPGSAGLCMDSPSPMDPQVVEQTFEQAIQTASRVIRNEQFSIRRFQSLPGRLLGHSPVLRNITNSQAPGTWRKSEACGRAAHSSREDKENDGFVFKMPGKPTHPSHTHALAEWASRREAFAQRPSSAPDLMCLTPERKMEVEELTPLAQCCFSLTPTKGAAEEDDGFVDILESDLKDDDVVPPGMESLISAPLVKTSEKEEEQDLIMYSKCQRLFRSPSMPCSVIRPILKRLERPQDRDLPIQSKRRRSVTPPEEEQREAEEPKARVLRSKSLCHDEIENILDSDHRELIGDYSKAFLLQTVDGKHQDLKYISPETMVALLTGKFSNIVERFVIVDCRYPYEYEGGHIKTAVNLPLERDAETFLLQSPIIPCSLDKRIILIFHCEFSSERGPRMCRFIRERDRASNDYPSLYYPEMYILKGGYKEFFPQHPTFCEPQDYRPMNHEAFKDELKTFRLKTRSWAGERSRRELCSRLQDQ
- the CDC25B gene encoding M-phase inducer phosphatase 2 isoform X1; the encoded protein is MELPQPEPAAASTLSPAGVRGGAQRPGHLPGLRLGAHGLLGSPKRAAASSPVTTLTQTMHDLAGLGSETPKSQVGSLLTCLSLSRRASESSLSSESSESSDAGLCMDSPSPMDPQVVEQTFEQAIQTASRVIRNEQFSIRRFQSLPGRLLGHSPVLRNITNSQAPGTWRKSEACGRAAHSSREDKENDGFVFKMPGKPTHPSHTHALAEWASRREAFAQRPSSAPDLMCLTPERKMEVEELTPLAQCCFSLTPTKGAAEEDDGFVDILESDLKDDDVVPPGMESLISAPLVKTSEKEEEQDLIMYSKCQRLFRSPSMPCSVIRPILKRLERPQDRDLPIQSKRRRSVTPPEEEQREAEEPKARVLRSKSLCHDEIENILDSDHRELIGDYSKAFLLQTVDGKHQDLKYISPETMVALLTGKFSNIVERFVIVDCRYPYEYEGGHIKTAVNLPLERDAETFLLQSPIIPCSLDKRIILIFHCEFSSERGPRMCRFIRERDRASNDYPSLYYPEMYILKGGYKEFFPQHPTFCEPQDYRPMNHEAFKDELKTFRLKTRSWAGERSRRELCSRLQDQ